In the Gorilla gorilla gorilla isolate KB3781 chromosome 1, NHGRI_mGorGor1-v2.1_pri, whole genome shotgun sequence genome, CTCTGCCCCTGTCCCCCAGGCCCACGCACCTCCCTCCACTTGGCATCGCTCTTCTGCTGGATGGTCGCGGGGTCTGGCTGGAAGGTCCCCAGAGGCGCGTGTGCGGACGACAGGAGCTGAACGCACAGCTGGTACTTGGACCCGCAATCTGGCCTGGCTGCGAACCTGCAGGGAGAGGGAGGGCCCATCAGGGCCTCGGAGATTGGGGGCAGGGCGGGGGTGGGGCGCCTGATTGGCATGCCCCACCCCAGACCCTCGCCCCAGGCACTCACCAGTCCTTGACCTCGATGTCCGGCCGTGTGGTATCCATCAGCTCCTCCCAATACCCTTCGGCCTTGAGGTCCACCACCTGGGACTTGAGGCAGGTGCTGGGGGCAGGCAGAGgggtgggaggggctgggctcACCACTAAGGCAGTGAGGGGCTAGGACTGCCCCTTCCAGGGTGGGAGAGACCCCAGGGTAAATTGATTTGGGCTTTCCCCTACCCCAAGTCCCCGGATCTTACTAATATGAAGTAACGAAGTATTTCTTGACCTGGTCATTGGGGAATTCCTTCCTCTGGTCTCGAGAGAGATCCTCCACCTTCCACTCATCGCCTCCATTCACATCCAGGCTCCAGAACTCGAACCCCTCTGATGGAAAAGCAGAGTTCACACTGAAGGGAAGCCCCTCAGTGGCCGCCTGCTCCCAAATGCCccttcctccccactcctctGCCCGCATCTTGGCGGCTGCCCTCAAGCCCTGTGCTGTGGGACGCTGCAGATCACAGTGCCCACCGCGTATTAGGTGCTTCCTGTGTTGCAGGCACAGGGAGGTGACCTCCCTGGGGGCCCTGAGACACATGGTGATGGGAATGACCAGACCTCTTCTGTGATGGAGAACGCTCTGATGTGGGCCAGACAGACCTGGGTCTAGTCCCAGCTCTACCAGTACTCGGTTGTCTGACCTTGGACCAGTTGCTTTTCCTCTCTGACCCTTGGTTGTCTCCTCTGTAGACTGGAATAAGAATAGGGGCTGAGAAGCATTTTTGGCAAAGTGCCAAAATGTTTTAGGACTTGTGGCCCACATACTATCTCTATTgtatagttttgttgttgttgttgtttcttttcctaTAACCCCTTAAAAAcacaaatctttttttgtttttgttttttgagatagggtttcgctcgtcacccaggctggagtgcaatggctcgatttcagctcactgtaacctctgcctcctgggttccagtgattctcctgcttcagcctcccgagtagctgggattacaggtgcatgccaccacacctggttaatgtttgtatttttttgtagagatggtgtttcgccatgttggccaagctggtctcgatctcctgacctcagatgatccacccaccttggcctcccaaagtgctgggattacaggtgtgagccactgcacccagcccagctgCCTTCTGTGATGGACAAAGCTCTGATGTGGGCCAGACAGACCTGGGTCTAGTCCCAGCTCTACCAGtactcagctgtgtgacctcaggccagttgcttttcctctctgagcctcagttgtctCCTCTGTAAACTGGAGTTAAGAATAGGGGCTGGGAAGCTTTTTTGGCAAAGTGCGAAAATATTTTAGGACTTGTGGGCCATAAACTATCTCTATTgtatagttttttgttgtttcttcttcttctttttataacactttaaaaatgtaaaaacaattatTAGAACAATTATTAATGCCTCAGCCAGATTTGGCTCATGGACAGCTTGGAGGAGTGGTTTTATTATCATTTTGCTCCAGAATTTGGTCAAGTTGTGGAAAATGAGGCTCCCATGCCATCCCAGTGTCAACCCAACAACACAGCAAGCAAGGATCAGTGGAAGCCTTGCTTTACCTGTTGTTGTAACATACTGAGAAGACGACTGCATCTCCCATTCTTCCACAAGCAAAACCCCTTTGGCCCTCTGGGACCATGTCAGTAGGCCCAACCCTGGAGCCTAGAAACTAGGCCAACAAAATATGGCTCTGACTTCCTGGCCTTGTGTCTTGAGCAGAATTAGTCTCAGTTGGCCAACATTCCCTTGCCTAGGAAAGGTCACTGGGGAAATAATCTTAAGAGTAGAataagaggccaggcgtggtggctcatgcgtgtaatcccagcactttgggaggctaaggcgggcagatcacttgaggccaggagtttgagaccagcctggccaacatggtgaaactgtgtctctattaaaaatacaaaaaattagctgggcgtggtggcgggcaccggtaatcccagctactcgggaggctgaggcaggagaatcgcttgaacccaggaggtggaggttgcagtgagccaagatcgcaccattgcactccagcttgggcaacagagcaagactccatctaaaaaaaaaaaaattagccaggtgtggtggcatatgcctgtaatcccagctacttgggaggctgaacttgggagatggaggttacagtgagccaagattgtgtcactgtactccagcctgggtgacagagtgaaactccgtctcaaaaaaaaaaaaaaaaaaaaaaagagtagagtaAGAATAAGAAACACCACTCTTGgcctcagtttgcccatctgAAAAATGTGTGCACTAACAGTAGCTACCTCTTTGGGTTACTGTGAGAGAAGTAAAGGTGTTAAACCATCCAAAGTACCCGGCTCATACtaagtgctcaatacatgttCCTGGTGTCATGACTGTGTACTGCAGGCATGCCAGACCCGGCCTGTACCCCACCTTCAGCGCACGGGTTGTGCAGGAGGTTCCTGTGCAGGCTCCGTAAGAAGTAGAAGATCTTCCAGTCGGCCACGGGCTGGTCCCAGTCCTCGGTGATGAAGCCCTCTCGCAGGCACTTGCGTTTCCAGAGGGTCACGAGGTCGATGAGGTCCCGCCAGAGGCTGCAGACCAGGCGGCAGTTCAGCAGCAGCTGGCGGGCGGGCACGTGCGTAAACAGCTCCAGCAGGATGTTCTCGGGCAGCTCGTTGATGTTCCCCACAGCCATGGCTTGTGGCTTCTGGACACCCTCCTGTAGCTGTTGAAAAGCTATGCTGCAGGCCTCATCCCTGCTCTGCCATTTATCTCGGGAGAGCATGGTacctctcccagcctcagtttccttctctgtaaatggATGCCTTACCTCCAGGGGTCACTGGGGCGGTCCAAGGAACTTGGGACACATCAGGTACTTTAATAAAAGGTgagctctgatttttttctctggcCTCTCACAATAGAGGTGGAAGGCACTGCCCAAGGTCAAAAATAAGGGCAGAGGGGGAAGGAGCCCGGATCTTCTTTGATTCCAGGGCCAGCCTTTTTCAGTAGGCCAGTCTTTAATGGGGATATAATGCGCAGCCGGGCAGAGCACCCCAGGCCTCCGGTGCCGTCACCATCCTCTCTCCCATCCTCAGAACATGATGGGAGGAGGAGGCTAATTATCACTGCCTCCCGCGGAGGTCCAAAGGGCTCCAGCCACCTTCTCAAGATCTCAGAGGACATGATCTCCTGCCTAGGTGGGAGTGGCAAGAGGGTGGGCGACAGGGAAGGGCCCTTCctatctccccacccccacccccagccccgcgGCTGGACTCCGCCAGCCCCAAGTCCGCCAGCGCGCCTGCAGCCTCCCCTTCCCACGCTGTGCCTTAAAATGCCCCCCAAAGTCTGGGCTCGGATCCCTGTACATCGATGGCGACCCCAGCCCCCGTTCGCAGCCGCGCAGCGCAGCCCGGGCAAGCTCGGCGGCCTGGGCCTGGTAGGTGCCAGGCCTCCCTCGGCAACTGCGGCGCGACCCGGAACCCAGGAGCCTTCTCGGCAGCCCCCGCCCAGCCGCGCCCCTGCCCCAGCGCCCCCCGCGCCCCCTCCTGCCGGTCACCTGCGCTCGGCCGCCGCGGCACGATCCGCTGGGCCGCCCAAGCTGCACCGCCTGGACCTGCGCTTGCCTGGGAAGCGAGGCCCCGCCCCGGCccgccaggccccgcccccgcgccccgcgccccgcCCCGCGCAGCGCTGGGCCAGGGACGCACCCCCTCCGCGTCGTAGGAAAATTACCTGGTGTGGGGGGTGGGGCGGAAGGCACCTCCTATACCCCGACTCCGTCTGGGCCACCCGCCCCGCACCCTCGGCCTGACCCAGCCTCTCCGTGCCTCCCCTAGCCGCCTCCTCCCAGCAGTCCCCCAGGAGCGAGCTGCGAGATGCCCCAAATCGGACCCCTCCCCAGTTGGAAAAAAAACGACTCCTGACCTTTCCCAGCCTCCTCGGTCCGCTGAGGAACCCGCAGCCCCGGGCCTCGAGCAGACTGCTGGGACTGCGGGGCGGCCGGGCGCGGGGCCagaggcggggcggggcgggtcGGGTCGGGGGCCTTTAAGAGGCGCGGTCGCCGGGACCGACACAGACGCGGACAGCGCCGGGACTCGCCGCCCCGGGACTCGCGCAGCTCGCAGCGCTCCGGCTCCTCCTTTTCTTGCGACCGCCCTCCGCAGCGATGGACGGAGACGGTGACCCAGGTAGCCGCCGCCTGGACCGCTCGCTGCGGCGGGGAGGGGAGATGGGGTCGGCGGGCGAGCGCTGCACAGAGGGGCGTCAGAGAGCGAGGGGACCCGGAGACCTGGCGCGGCAAACTTTCACGCCAGCGAAGTCCTAGAGGCGGTCTCCAAAGAGCACGTCTCTCTGCTATCTTGGTCTGGCGGGAGGCCTTGAGAGGCGACTGGCAAGGAGAGAGAACTCCTGGGTCCCATTTAGCCAGGAAGTAGCACCAGAGGACCCCCACATTCCCGCCTCCCAGCTTCCTGAGGGTCTGTCTGGCGGGGGCCTGGGATGcgtctgggagggaggctgcGAGCCTTTTCTTTCATCAGCTCTTCCAGCTCTGGGCCTTGGGCCGTCTGAATCCCCGTGGGTTTCTTGGGGTCCCAGGCCTGGCCTCACCTATTCCTGCCTTCCTCCTGAGCTCCCTTTCTGGAGGGGCTGCCCCTCCCCGGGGTGGTGAGATGCCCAGTGGGGACCCGACTAGCGGTGAGGGAGCGTTGGGGGCAGCTTTGGCTGGTGCTCAGGGCCTTCCCAGGCTGCCCAGTCATCCTGTCTGGCACCCAAGACCCCTCACCCCCATCCCTCCAACTCCCTGCGGGGCCTGCAGGGGTTGCCTGCTGAGTCAGGATGGAAACAAGACCTGCCTGCAGACAGCCCTCACTCTTTCCTCATCAGGTCCAGCTGGGGATGGGCATTGCTTGGGTTAGGCGGTGGCAAACAGACTGATGAAAGCTCaggccccccccacccccccattcCCCCGCCTCCAGCCCTGAAAATTCCAGCTCCTGCAGCCCTTGCTCCCAATCCACGGCCTTCTGGCCACACCCTCTGTAGGGCTCCAGAACTGGCTCCTGCTTTTTCCCAGGGCTCAGCTATTCCCTGGACTCTGGGGCCCACTCCAGGTGAGTGAATCAGCCTCGCAGGCAGGCAGCTTCCAGGGGCCAGATAACTTTCCGCCGGCAACAATGTGGGGAgttgtgtgtgtaagagagagggTGGGGGGAGCTGTAATTGGATCTGGGGCCTCGAGTGCCAGGCCCCGGGGCCAGAAGAGGGGACTGGGTGAGGTGCACCTTTCGGGGAGCATCAGGTGTCCGATGGGGCCAGGGCCGGAGGGAGGGCTGGAGAGGTGAGGACACTGGGCCTAGCTCCCCAGAGAGCTGTGGGCATCCGCCTGGGCAGGTGATGTGACTTCAGGGCCTGGCATTTTCGTCTGTCTTCCTGCTGTTCTGCGATGTGGTCTGGGAGAAGCTGTTAAGCCTtttttggcctcagtttcctctttgccAGAGGGGCCGGTGTAAATCCCCACATCATAAAGATGTGGCCAAAAAAATGCTAATAAGGGAGGAGAAGTGCTGTGTTCAATGAGGTTCACTCAGTAAGATTGACTGAGGACTCACTGTGTGCTCTGGGCTCTGTGAAAGCTCTCAAGGGCCTGACTGTGTGTTGGGCAGGGAGGAGAGGCTGCATATGAGGAGGTTAGGGGCTGGTGGGCCTGGAGACTTGGGTCTGGGTCCTGCCACCTGTCCCCTTCCCCAGTGCCTGGCCTGTTCCCACCACCGCCTTGGCTCTCCAGGGCCTAGCCCACGGGAACTCCCCATCCGTAGGTCTGAGAGCTGTAGTCTTCCTGATCACCCAGAGTGGCCCTGTCTCCTCCTCACTGGCTCTCCCTGGTCCAGGCATCTGGGGCACTCGGTGTCCACTTACTCAAGGCTGTGATGGCCCAGCTGAAGCCGACTGGGATGCAAGAGACAGTCCGGCTGCCGCGGTGACATCTGCCTGCCTCCTTACAATTCAGAATGCCCTTGTCCCCCTCCTCAGGGGATTTGGACGTCTGTCCTGTTTGTATGGCCTGCCACAATGATTAcccccccattttatagatgagaaaactgagggccACAGATGGGAAAAGGAGGTGGAGAAAGTTTCCTTCCCCAAGCCCCTATGTCATCTCCTTGCTTGATACAGTTTCTTTTAATAAGTCCCTCCTCATCCCCAAGTCACACAATAGCTGGGGACAGCTGGGTCTCCA is a window encoding:
- the FBXO44 gene encoding F-box only protein 44 isoform X1, which encodes MAVGNINELPENILLELFTHVPARQLLLNCRLVCSLWRDLIDLVTLWKRKCLREGFITEDWDQPVADWKIFYFLRSLHRNLLHNPCAEEGFEFWSLDVNGGDEWKVEDLSRDQRKEFPNDQVKKYFVTSYYTCLKSQVVDLKAEGYWEELMDTTRPDIEVKDWFAARPDCGSKYQLCVQLLSSAHAPLGTFQPDPATIQQKSDAKWREVSHTFSNYPPGVRYIWFQHGGVDTHYWAGWYGPRVTNSSITIGPPLP
- the FBXO44 gene encoding F-box only protein 44 isoform X2, which translates into the protein MAVGNINELPENILLELFTHVPARQLLLNCRLVCSLWRDLIDLVTLWKRKCLREGFITEDWDQPVADWKIFYFLRSLHRNLLHNPCAEEGFEFWSLDVNGGDEWKVEDLSRDQRKEFPNDQVRSQARLRVQVPAVRSAPVVRTRASGDLPARPRDHPAEERCQVEGGLPHILQLPARRPLHLVSARRRGHSLLGRLVRPEGHQQQHHHRAPAALTPPEPPSAEP